The following are encoded in a window of Opitutales bacterium genomic DNA:
- a CDS encoding bile acid:sodium symporter, producing MSVTRVSSKRWRHDLSAMIDPDIQLLYPIDKALLAVMILIIMFGMGASLTKADFMGAIKRPRLILVGFLSQFGLMPLIAVGLSFALNLPPVAAIAIIMVGCLPGGTTSNLFSYFARGHVALSISMTTASTIMALFMTPLLLGFYTGPFTEMISDDLGPDATFVIPTKDIVLSLILVLVPVCGGLLLRRVSRGWAKVAEDTAGFMGMIVILYLIATAFYRHHDLIFSTPWPIYVASIALGLAGFLFGYYVSRLFGAFPIQQRAISLETGIQNTPVAFTIILLSFPESALSNDMLWVAILYSIFIIITSSCITLWYRRVGRLDWDVYRNTLIHSRLFGPDWKTEYPKGFLSARIAKDPAQGAWREDIARKDD from the coding sequence ATGAGCGTTACGCGAGTCTCATCCAAGAGATGGAGGCATGACCTGAGTGCTATGATTGATCCTGACATACAACTGCTTTACCCGATTGATAAGGCGCTGCTGGCCGTGATGATTCTCATCATCATGTTTGGCATGGGTGCGAGTCTCACAAAGGCCGACTTCATGGGTGCGATCAAGCGCCCGCGATTGATCTTGGTTGGTTTCCTTTCGCAATTTGGGTTGATGCCGTTGATCGCGGTCGGGTTGTCGTTTGCACTCAATTTACCACCCGTTGCCGCCATTGCTATCATTATGGTGGGATGCCTTCCAGGAGGAACGACGTCCAATCTCTTTAGCTACTTTGCACGTGGGCATGTGGCTTTGAGTATCTCGATGACGACAGCTTCTACGATCATGGCCCTGTTTATGACACCGCTGCTGCTGGGTTTTTATACGGGTCCGTTCACTGAGATGATCTCGGATGACCTAGGGCCTGACGCGACTTTTGTGATCCCGACCAAAGATATCGTCTTATCTTTGATATTGGTCCTCGTGCCGGTTTGCGGGGGACTCCTTCTGCGTCGCGTTTCGCGCGGTTGGGCAAAGGTAGCGGAAGACACTGCGGGATTCATGGGTATGATCGTGATCCTTTACCTGATCGCGACGGCTTTCTACCGTCACCACGACTTAATATTTAGCACGCCTTGGCCTATCTATGTCGCATCGATTGCCTTGGGCCTAGCTGGCTTTTTGTTCGGTTATTATGTGTCGCGGCTGTTTGGTGCGTTTCCTATCCAGCAGCGTGCCATCAGTTTGGAAACTGGCATTCAGAATACACCGGTCGCCTTTACGATCATCCTATTGAGTTTCCCAGAGTCGGCGTTGAGCAACGATATGCTTTGGGTGGCTATCCTTTATTCGATTTTCATCATTATCACGTCCTCCTGTATCACCCTGTGGTATCGCCGAGTGGGGCGATTAGACTGGGATGTTTACCGTAATACACTGATCCACTCACGGCTGTTTGGTCCGGATTGGAAAACCGAGTATCCGAAGGGATTTTTGTCGGCCAGAATCGCCAAAGATCCGGCACAGGGAGCTTGGCGTGAGGATATTGCGCGTAAGGACGATTGA